AGGCCAGAAAGGGCGAAGGATTGGAACATTTCTACATCGTCACGCTGGTTCTGACGGCGCTGATCCTGTTTGCGGCTTTTTCCAGCCTGATCGCCTTTCGCTTTGGCGCGCCGCTGTTGCTGTTGTTTCTGGTGATTGGGTTGATGGCCGGGGTCGATGGCCTTGGCATTCATTTCGACAATCATTCCGTTGCCTATACCATCGGCTCTCTGGCGCTGGCCGTTATCCTGTTTGATTCCGGCTATACAACCTCGTTGCAATCCTTCCGCCAAGCGGCAGCACCGTCGATCATGTTGGCGACGGTCGGGGTTTTGTTAACGGCGGGTCTGTTCGGTCTGCTGGCCACCTGGCTTTTGAAATTGTCGCTGCTGGAAGGCATGCTGCTTGGCTCCATCGTCGCCTCCACCGATGCGGCGGCGGTGTTCTTCCTATTGCGCATTGGCGGCATCAATATCCGCGACAAGGTGCGCTCCTCGCTGGAAGTGGAATCCGGCACCAACGATCCTATGGCGATCTTTCTCACCCTGGCGCTGGTGCAGATGGTATCCACCGGCAAGGATCATACCGGTCTCGACTGGAGCCTGCTGCGGATGTTCGTCGAGCAGATGGGCATGGGCCTGGCGCTCGGGCTGATCGGCGGGGCGATGATGGCGATGATCGTCAAGAAGATCCCGATTGATCGCGGCCTGTTGCCAATCATCGTGCTGGCCATGTCGATGGTGATCTTTTCCTATACCGGCGCCATCGGCGGCAGCGGCTTCCTGGCTGTCTATGTCGCGGGCATCTATGCCGGTAACCGCAAGATCCCCGGCAGCGCTTCCATTGCCCGCTTCCAGGAGGGCATGACCTGGCTGGCGCAGATCATCATGTTCCTGGTGCTGGGTCTTTTGGCCACGCCGTCGCATTTCATCAAGATCCTGTTTCCGGCTGTGGTTCTGGGCCTGTTTCTGGTGTTT
The nucleotide sequence above comes from Agrobacterium vitis. Encoded proteins:
- a CDS encoding potassium/proton antiporter; its protein translation is MEHFYIVTLVLTALILFAAFSSLIAFRFGAPLLLLFLVIGLMAGVDGLGIHFDNHSVAYTIGSLALAVILFDSGYTTSLQSFRQAAAPSIMLATVGVLLTAGLFGLLATWLLKLSLLEGMLLGSIVASTDAAAVFFLLRIGGINIRDKVRSSLEVESGTNDPMAIFLTLALVQMVSTGKDHTGLDWSLLRMFVEQMGMGLALGLIGGAMMAMIVKKIPIDRGLLPIIVLAMSMVIFSYTGAIGGSGFLAVYVAGIYAGNRKIPGSASIARFQEGMTWLAQIIMFLVLGLLATPSHFIKILFPAVVLGLFLVFIARPAAVWLCLIPFDYTHQEKRFISWVGLRGAVSILLGILPILGDLKGGEVYFNTAFIVVMISLLLQGWTIKPMAKRLGLIIPPRIGAIDKVELDLPGAAHHELLSYRVVAGSPVLSGARIPRWAMPSLVIRDGKSMRFQYAGRLRENDQVYLFIAPGYSRLLDRLFASKAPVDEDDSEFFGTFTISPSRPAAELDAAYGPGLLNETDRQKTVGELMEARLGGKAEYADRVRLGHLILIVRDLGETGHISSVGVSMEAVAPTDNAPAFLSLTGMAHWLAGLRHKLRAAVQK